The Xenopus tropicalis strain Nigerian chromosome 2, UCB_Xtro_10.0, whole genome shotgun sequence genome window below encodes:
- the LOC101734877 gene encoding octapeptide-repeat protein T2-like: MTGEGAAEGAGQDREQQREQDRRGSGRGSRTGEAAGQERKWQREHDRRGSSRGSRTGQGAAEGTGQEREQQREQERRESGRESRTEEGATKGAGQERKWQREWQREQDRRGSSRGTRRGEEVAERAGQERERQREQERKWQREQDRRGSSRGSRRGEEVAERAGQEREHDRRGSDKGSRTGEEVAGRAGQEREQQLVDLQGTNQ; encoded by the coding sequence ATGACAGGAGAGGGAGCAGCAGAGGGAGCAGGACAGGACAGGGAGCAGCAGAGGGAGCAGGACAGGAGAGGAAGTGGCAGAGGGAGCAGGACAGGAGAGGCAGCAGGACAGGAGAGGAAGTGGCAGAGAGAGCATGACAGGAGAGGGAGCAGCAGAGGGAGCAGGACAGGACAGGGAGCAGCAGAGGGAACAGGACAGGAGAGGGAGCAgcagagggagcaggagaggagagaaagTGGCAGAGAGAGCAGGACAGAAGAGGGAGCGACAAAGGGAGCAGGACAGGAGAGGAAGTGGCAGAGGGAGTGGCAGAGAGAGCAGGACAGGAGAGGGAGCAGCAGAGGGACCAGGAGAGGAGAGGAAGTGGCAGAGAGAGCAGGACAGGAGAGGGAGCGACaaagggagcaggagaggaagTGGCAGAGGGAGCAGGACAGGAGAGGGAGCAgcagagggagcaggagaggagaggaaGTGGCAGAGAGAGCAGGACAGGAGAGGGAGCATGACAGGAGAGGGAGCGACAAAGGGAGCAGGACAGGAGAGGAAGTGGCAGGGAGAGCAGGACAGGAGAGGGAGCAGCAACTCGTTGATTTGCAAGGAACAAATCAATGA